In the Ruminococcus sp. OA3 genome, one interval contains:
- a CDS encoding sugar ABC transporter ATP-binding protein translates to MEQKVMLSVQHITKRFGNVTALDDVSFDIYEGQVHGLVGENGAGKSTLMKILSGVHKKDEGTVFFDGKEMQIKRPLDSLEMGLSIIYQEFNLIESMSVGENIFLNRFREVGGMKKTHREARALLDSIGSTIDTHTPVEDLSVSEKQMVEICKALSFHSKLIIMDEPSTTLTNEEMKRLISIINDLRSKGITIIYISHKLDEIFELCDRVTIMRDGHVIDTKSTTEMGRAEMIAKMVGRTIENEYPPRAQKVGETILEVRNLNTRKLHDISFTARKGEILGLVGLVGAGRTETVRAIFGADRLHSGEVWLEGKKLDIKSPLDAKNYGLGFVPEERKGQGLLLNFDIATNISMAAFDHFTDKGVLNKQKEKEIVEKQIKALGVKTPGAGEKIGNLSGGNQQKCLIARWLELNPKVLIMDEPTRGIDVGAKYEIYVLMKQIAEAGGTIIMISSELPEVLNMSNRVYVLCDGRVAGEFDPAEVTDTHVMAVALGEEGTK, encoded by the coding sequence ATGGAACAAAAAGTTATGCTTTCCGTACAGCATATAACAAAAAGATTTGGAAATGTTACGGCACTCGATGATGTGTCGTTCGATATCTATGAGGGCCAGGTACATGGCCTTGTGGGTGAAAACGGTGCCGGCAAGTCAACACTGATGAAAATCTTGTCAGGTGTTCATAAGAAAGATGAAGGGACCGTATTTTTTGATGGAAAAGAAATGCAGATCAAGAGACCGCTGGATTCCCTGGAGATGGGACTCTCCATTATCTACCAGGAGTTCAATCTGATTGAGTCCATGTCCGTGGGCGAGAATATTTTTCTCAACCGTTTCCGTGAGGTGGGAGGCATGAAGAAAACCCACAGAGAAGCACGTGCACTGCTGGACAGTATCGGAAGTACGATCGACACCCATACGCCGGTGGAGGATTTGTCCGTATCTGAAAAACAGATGGTCGAGATCTGCAAGGCACTGTCTTTTCATTCAAAACTGATCATTATGGACGAGCCCAGTACCACGCTGACAAATGAAGAGATGAAGCGCCTGATCTCGATCATCAATGATCTTCGATCCAAGGGAATCACGATTATCTATATCAGCCATAAACTGGATGAAATTTTTGAGCTGTGTGACCGTGTGACAATCATGCGTGATGGTCATGTCATTGATACAAAGAGTACAACTGAGATGGGCCGCGCGGAGATGATTGCCAAGATGGTTGGCCGGACAATTGAAAATGAATACCCTCCGCGGGCGCAGAAAGTGGGCGAGACTATTCTTGAAGTCAGAAATCTGAATACCAGGAAGCTTCATGACATCAGCTTTACAGCCAGAAAAGGAGAAATCCTCGGTCTGGTGGGACTGGTGGGAGCAGGAAGAACCGAGACGGTTCGTGCGATATTCGGTGCGGACAGATTACATAGCGGTGAGGTGTGGCTGGAAGGAAAAAAGCTGGATATCAAAAGCCCGCTGGATGCGAAAAATTATGGCCTTGGTTTTGTCCCGGAAGAGAGAAAGGGTCAGGGGCTTCTCCTGAACTTTGACATTGCCACCAATATTTCCATGGCGGCATTCGACCATTTTACGGACAAAGGCGTGCTCAATAAACAGAAGGAAAAGGAGATTGTTGAGAAGCAGATCAAAGCGCTGGGTGTGAAAACACCGGGAGCGGGAGAAAAGATAGGAAACCTGTCCGGAGGAAATCAGCAGAAGTGCCTGATTGCAAGATGGCTGGAACTCAACCCCAAAGTTCTGATCATGGATGAACCAACCCGGGGAATCGATGTGGGGGCCAAATATGAGATATATGTGTTAATGAAACAGATTGCGGAGGCAGGGGGGACGATCATTATGATCTCTTCAGAGCTTCCGGAGGTATTGAATATGAGCAACCGGGTCTATGTACTGTGTGACGGCCGGGTAGCCGGTGAGTTTGATCCGGCTGAGGTAACTGATACACATGTTATGGCAGTGGCACTGGGAGAGGAGGGAACAAAGTGA
- a CDS encoding sugar phosphate isomerase/epimerase, translating into MKICFNEGCSALCNYHSVMKDLEYCEKYGFDYIDLQESCLNPDLEAGACTLEELGAWFAEHNLKMYSYNALEDFNMRRTIAEQDRVLAHLKEIIRRCNILGCDLVVLCPSGNLNVDATIPEIHKDTVDMLQRMLAIAEPHKIRLALEFCGFPGMSINRFREAYAIVQEIDSPLLGITMDQAHFHSMASDWESLKEADGRKIFTWHLNDLENVPCGAAYNDVTKRLFPGDPRGCMDHARYAGVLKRIGYQGACSIEVFRPEYYRLEQEENVRLAAKAIKEHIRKYVN; encoded by the coding sequence ATGAAAATCTGTTTTAATGAAGGCTGCAGTGCTCTCTGCAACTACCACAGCGTCATGAAAGATCTGGAATACTGCGAAAAATACGGATTCGATTATATTGATCTTCAGGAGAGCTGTCTGAACCCCGATCTGGAAGCAGGTGCATGTACGCTGGAGGAACTGGGGGCATGGTTTGCAGAGCACAATCTGAAAATGTACTCTTACAACGCACTGGAAGATTTTAATATGAGACGGACAATTGCCGAACAGGACCGGGTTCTGGCACATCTGAAGGAAATCATCCGCAGGTGCAATATTCTGGGGTGTGATCTGGTTGTTCTCTGTCCGTCCGGGAATCTGAATGTGGATGCCACGATTCCCGAGATACATAAAGATACTGTCGATATGCTTCAAAGAATGCTGGCCATAGCGGAACCTCATAAAATCAGGCTGGCATTGGAATTCTGCGGTTTTCCGGGAATGTCAATTAATCGTTTTCGGGAGGCGTACGCCATCGTGCAGGAGATAGACTCTCCTCTTCTGGGAATTACCATGGACCAGGCTCATTTTCACTCCATGGCGTCTGACTGGGAGTCGCTTAAAGAGGCGGATGGAAGAAAGATATTCACCTGGCATTTGAATGATCTGGAGAATGTACCGTGTGGTGCCGCCTACAATGATGTCACGAAGCGGTTGTTTCCGGGCGATCCGAGAGGATGTATGGACCATGCGCGTTATGCCGGGGTATTGAAAAGAATCGGATATCAGGGAGCCTGCTCCATAGAAGTTTTTCGTCCGGAATATTACAGGCTGGAGCAGGAGGAAAACGTCCGCCTGGCAGCAAAAGCGATAAAAGAGCATATCAGGAAATATGTGAACTGA
- a CDS encoding sugar ABC transporter substrate-binding protein translates to MIRKVLNMFILGTMVLGLFTGCAKSNDATDSEIKGVDAEAEGDSEITGKYENLDPLDLSTYMEEPVVADYVPEECNLSGTKEDGTPWKIAWCSAGLEEESNTYMTTIMEGLAEKYGFEMRTFDAQFDPQKQTGDVNSAITQGFDAVIVHPIDTNSQNAVMKKARDSGLFVIVAQCEVDDPECYDMYVGPNDTEAGQMAASLLLDMMPDGGKLVCVEGNPGSTPQINRAKGFMGVMQQYSEFEILEAQGALNWSAGEAMNIMESYMSKYPDIDGVFCQWDIGTAACIQAADGVNQTEDMIFVSVDGVQAALDSIETGGAFKGTAMQDFAVVTEAHTLAALAALNGDADKMEKECYIPFVCVTEENASNFEVGW, encoded by the coding sequence ATGATAAGAAAAGTCCTGAATATGTTTATATTGGGAACTATGGTTCTGGGATTGTTTACAGGATGTGCAAAATCTAATGACGCCACAGACAGTGAAATAAAAGGCGTGGATGCCGAGGCGGAAGGGGATTCTGAAATTACGGGAAAATACGAAAACCTAGATCCGCTCGACCTCTCAACTTACATGGAGGAGCCGGTGGTGGCAGATTATGTGCCGGAAGAATGCAATCTAAGCGGTACGAAAGAGGATGGAACACCATGGAAAATTGCATGGTGCTCGGCGGGGCTTGAGGAGGAATCCAACACTTACATGACTACGATTATGGAGGGACTGGCCGAAAAGTATGGTTTTGAGATGCGAACGTTTGATGCCCAATTCGATCCTCAAAAACAAACCGGAGATGTGAACAGTGCCATCACGCAGGGTTTTGATGCGGTGATTGTTCATCCTATCGATACTAACTCTCAAAATGCCGTCATGAAAAAGGCGAGGGACAGCGGACTGTTTGTGATCGTTGCACAGTGCGAAGTGGACGATCCTGAGTGCTACGACATGTATGTGGGTCCCAACGATACGGAAGCTGGCCAGATGGCCGCGTCCCTGCTTCTGGATATGATGCCGGACGGCGGAAAACTCGTATGTGTGGAAGGAAATCCGGGCTCAACACCTCAGATTAACAGGGCCAAAGGATTTATGGGGGTAATGCAGCAGTATTCGGAATTTGAAATTCTGGAAGCACAGGGAGCTCTGAACTGGTCCGCTGGAGAAGCCATGAATATCATGGAATCTTATATGTCCAAGTATCCGGATATTGATGGTGTGTTCTGTCAGTGGGATATCGGAACTGCCGCCTGCATTCAGGCAGCGGATGGCGTAAACCAGACGGAGGATATGATCTTCGTATCCGTCGACGGCGTACAGGCAGCGCTTGATTCCATCGAGACGGGCGGGGCTTTTAAGGGAACCGCCATGCAGGATTTTGCAGTGGTTACTGAAGCACATACGCTGGCAGCTCTTGCGGCGTTGAACGGGGATGCGGATAAAATGGAAAAAGAGTGTTATATACCGTTTGTCTGTGTGACGGAAGAAAACGCATCCAATTTTGAAGTTGGCTGGTAA
- a CDS encoding sugar ABC transporter substrate-binding protein: MKQRKVISILLTAAMVVTMATGCVKQETVEGETAAVSEKENADADTATDFVLEPVDIKEYGAAPNITDFVPEDADTSGTKEDGTPWKIAWSSLSNAEESLAHMTELMEGMSEEMGFELVTFDAQADPQKQTSDINNAISQGCDALIVAPIDSSSQNSVMKKAKDAGMVVLNVQNTVTDEESYDHYIGPDDTAAAQQAASLLMNALPDGGKIVMVEGNPGETCQINRTKGFKAVISQYPEYELLEEQGCLNWSTAECMSVMESYLSKYPEIDGVFCQWDIGCGTCIQAAEGAGRADDIVFVSVDGTQAGLDAVAEGGCWKGLSMQDFNTNSQIQVLAALASLNGDGDKVEKMLYTPNICITEENAKNFNAGW, from the coding sequence ATGAAACAGAGAAAAGTGATCAGTATTCTGTTAACGGCGGCGATGGTTGTAACGATGGCTACCGGCTGTGTAAAACAAGAGACGGTCGAAGGAGAAACGGCAGCTGTTTCGGAGAAAGAAAATGCGGATGCTGATACTGCCACAGATTTCGTACTGGAACCCGTAGACATTAAAGAGTATGGTGCAGCTCCGAATATCACAGATTTCGTGCCGGAAGATGCTGACACAAGTGGAACGAAAGAAGACGGAACGCCATGGAAGATTGCATGGTCCAGTCTTTCAAATGCTGAAGAATCACTGGCGCACATGACAGAGCTGATGGAAGGCATGTCAGAAGAAATGGGCTTTGAACTGGTGACTTTTGATGCCCAGGCTGATCCACAGAAGCAGACCAGTGACATTAACAATGCGATTTCTCAGGGGTGTGATGCACTGATTGTTGCTCCCATAGATTCCAGTTCTCAAAACAGTGTTATGAAGAAGGCAAAAGATGCAGGTATGGTGGTATTGAATGTTCAGAATACGGTTACAGACGAAGAAAGCTATGATCATTATATAGGGCCGGATGATACAGCAGCGGCACAGCAGGCAGCCTCTCTTCTGATGAATGCATTACCGGACGGCGGAAAAATCGTAATGGTTGAGGGAAATCCGGGGGAAACCTGTCAGATCAATAGAACAAAGGGATTTAAAGCCGTGATATCACAATATCCTGAATATGAACTTCTGGAAGAACAGGGATGCCTGAACTGGTCCACGGCGGAGTGTATGAGTGTGATGGAGTCCTATCTGTCAAAATATCCTGAGATTGACGGTGTGTTCTGTCAGTGGGATATCGGCTGTGGTACCTGTATCCAGGCGGCAGAGGGAGCAGGCCGGGCAGATGATATCGTCTTCGTATCAGTGGATGGAACGCAGGCCGGGCTGGATGCGGTTGCAGAAGGTGGATGCTGGAAGGGACTTTCCATGCAGGACTTTAATACGAACTCTCAGATCCAGGTGCTTGCAGCTCTGGCATCGCTGAACGGGGACGGAGATAAAGTTGAGAAAATGCTGTATACGCCAAATATCTGTATCACAGAGGAAAATGCAAAAAACTTTAATGCAGGTTGGTAA
- a CDS encoding trimethylamine methyltransferase family protein: MLLNNHEINCIIEKGIHLMETAGIQICLPEARTLLEKAGCCVDGDVVRIPAQVTKRAIETTPAKWSIFDKDGLERMQIGKGNTYYGTADVATSCLDYKTNKKRAFTLQDTRDAAKVINNLDNIDFVCPFGTPTELDYDRATPESFRALMEITTKPIAFVAHNLENMKEVYKIAADEIGGMDNLREKPFIFTLLEPCSPYVFPKETLEKILWESENNMPFCFNSAVSLGATAPVTTAGALTLCLAEELTALVIAQLNNPGCPVALGACIGILDMKRGTFAVGTPEYILGNAAFVQITRALHIPAWTNGCCTQGKTIDEYSIAELMMSTFMPNFVHADIVYDAGYLESGKLSSIEMCAMADEFIGYVRRMRQGIRVNDESLAIDLLNHVGISGNFLDKDHTFENFHDELWTPRFMDRDAYAAWEAKGAKTMRQEVQEMIGNVLNNTVK; encoded by the coding sequence ATGTTACTGAACAATCATGAAATCAATTGTATCATTGAAAAAGGTATTCATCTGATGGAAACCGCTGGTATCCAAATCTGTCTGCCGGAGGCAAGAACTTTGCTGGAGAAAGCCGGATGTTGTGTTGACGGTGATGTTGTCAGGATACCGGCTCAGGTTACGAAACGCGCAATCGAAACGACACCGGCCAAATGGAGTATCTTTGACAAAGACGGGTTAGAACGAATGCAGATCGGCAAGGGCAATACATACTACGGAACAGCTGATGTGGCAACCAGCTGTCTCGATTATAAGACAAACAAAAAACGTGCGTTTACTCTTCAGGACACACGCGATGCCGCCAAAGTCATCAACAATCTTGATAATATTGACTTTGTATGCCCGTTTGGTACTCCGACAGAACTTGACTATGACCGGGCTACTCCCGAGTCATTCCGCGCGCTGATGGAGATCACCACAAAGCCGATCGCATTTGTTGCCCACAATCTTGAGAATATGAAAGAAGTTTATAAAATTGCAGCAGACGAAATCGGCGGTATGGATAACCTGCGCGAAAAGCCATTTATATTTACACTGCTTGAGCCATGCAGCCCTTATGTCTTTCCAAAAGAAACCCTGGAAAAAATTCTGTGGGAGTCTGAAAACAATATGCCATTCTGCTTTAACTCTGCAGTCTCACTTGGTGCAACCGCCCCTGTCACAACAGCAGGTGCACTGACTCTCTGTCTTGCAGAAGAGTTGACAGCCCTTGTGATCGCCCAGCTGAACAATCCGGGCTGTCCGGTTGCCCTGGGTGCCTGCATCGGAATTCTGGATATGAAGCGAGGTACATTTGCCGTGGGTACACCGGAATATATTCTCGGAAACGCTGCTTTTGTCCAAATCACACGAGCATTACATATCCCGGCATGGACAAACGGATGCTGTACGCAGGGAAAAACAATCGATGAATACTCTATCGCAGAACTGATGATGTCAACCTTTATGCCCAACTTTGTACACGCTGACATTGTATATGATGCAGGTTATCTGGAATCCGGTAAATTGAGTTCCATAGAAATGTGTGCAATGGCCGATGAATTTATTGGATATGTACGCCGAATGCGCCAGGGTATCCGCGTCAATGATGAATCACTTGCCATCGACCTTCTTAACCATGTTGGGATCAGCGGTAACTTCCTGGATAAAGACCACACTTTCGAGAACTTCCACGACGAACTGTGGACACCTCGCTTCATGGACCGCGATGCATATGCTGCCTGGGAAGCCAAAGGGGCAAAAACCATGCGCCAGGAAGTTCAGGAAATGATCGGAAACGTTTTAAACAATACAGTAAAATAA
- a CDS encoding sugar ABC transporter substrate-binding protein has product MKHKLMSILLSLTLSATLLTGCVKNNESTGKPSTPEKQTAEPAAGTPSDSDDGTSELVLDAVDISEFNSSTVVTDFVPANANTRGTKEDGTPWKIGWSSLNNSTLSLAYMTTKMEELSEEYGFELVTYDAQGDPQKQTSDINNAVTQKCDALIVTPIDATSQLGALKAAKDAGLVVVNIQNPVSDAECYDLFVGPNDVTAAQQAASILINQMPEGGKIVMVNGNPGETCQIDRSRGFKAVLSQYPEFEILEEQGCLSWSTAEAMSVMESYLSKYPDIDGVFCQWDIGTATCIQAAETAGRAEDIVFVSVDGVQAALDAIAAGGPFKGTSMQDFETNTVIQTLATLAYLNGDSDKLDKNMATPNICITQENADNFKSAIP; this is encoded by the coding sequence ATGAAACATAAACTAATGAGTATTTTATTATCACTTACTTTATCTGCCACACTTCTCACGGGTTGTGTCAAAAATAATGAAAGTACTGGAAAACCATCAACACCCGAAAAACAGACAGCGGAACCGGCAGCCGGTACACCTTCGGACTCTGATGACGGCACGTCCGAACTTGTTCTTGATGCTGTTGATATCAGTGAATTCAACAGTTCTACGGTAGTTACCGATTTCGTGCCAGCGAATGCCAATACGCGTGGAACCAAAGAAGACGGCACTCCGTGGAAAATCGGCTGGTCCAGCCTTAACAACTCTACTCTGTCACTCGCGTATATGACTACTAAGATGGAGGAACTTTCCGAAGAATACGGATTTGAGCTGGTCACTTACGACGCGCAGGGCGACCCGCAGAAACAGACCAGTGATATTAACAACGCCGTGACTCAGAAGTGTGACGCACTGATCGTAACTCCCATTGACGCAACTTCACAGCTCGGTGCCCTGAAGGCCGCCAAGGATGCCGGGCTGGTTGTCGTCAATATTCAGAATCCTGTTTCGGATGCCGAGTGCTACGATCTCTTTGTAGGACCAAATGATGTCACTGCTGCACAGCAGGCAGCTTCAATCCTGATCAATCAGATGCCGGAAGGGGGTAAAATCGTAATGGTAAACGGCAATCCGGGTGAGACTTGTCAGATTGACCGTTCCCGCGGATTTAAAGCAGTTTTATCTCAATATCCAGAGTTTGAAATTCTCGAAGAACAGGGCTGTCTGAGCTGGTCCACCGCGGAAGCTATGAGTGTGATGGAATCTTACCTGTCAAAATATCCTGACATAGACGGCGTATTCTGCCAGTGGGATATCGGAACAGCAACATGCATCCAGGCCGCTGAAACAGCCGGGCGGGCGGAAGATATTGTATTTGTATCTGTCGACGGAGTGCAGGCCGCTCTGGATGCCATTGCGGCCGGAGGACCGTTCAAAGGAACTTCCATGCAGGACTTTGAGACTAATACTGTCATCCAGACTCTGGCAACACTTGCATATCTGAATGGCGACTCTGATAAACTTGATAAAAATATGGCAACCCCTAATATTTGTATTACACAGGAAAACGCAGATAACTTTAAGTCAGCGATTCCGTAA
- a CDS encoding sulfite exporter TauE/SafE family protein gives MYQFMICFIAGIGAGLGTGFAGMSAAAVISPMLITFLGMEPYLAVGVALASDVCASAVSAYTYGKHKNLDIRNGLVMMVTVLCFTLVGSYASSLVPSTAMGGFSTVMTLLLGIKFIVRPVMTTRSSMEQTTKKKRFIQSVLCGAVVGFICGFVGAGGGMMMLLLLTSVLGYELKTAVGTSVFIMTFTAFTGAAGHFAIGGAPDMKSLVFCVLSTLLWARIAAKFANKASPVVLNRVTGVVLTVLGIAILAVNYL, from the coding sequence ATGTATCAGTTTATGATTTGCTTTATCGCCGGCATCGGTGCAGGTCTCGGAACCGGATTTGCCGGAATGAGTGCGGCGGCGGTCATCAGTCCGATGCTGATCACCTTCCTGGGAATGGAGCCGTATCTGGCGGTGGGAGTAGCACTGGCAAGCGATGTCTGTGCCAGCGCTGTATCTGCTTACACTTACGGAAAACATAAAAATCTGGATATCAGAAATGGTCTTGTGATGATGGTCACCGTCCTTTGCTTTACGCTGGTCGGAAGCTATGCCTCCAGCCTGGTGCCGAGCACGGCGATGGGAGGATTCTCAACGGTTATGACACTTTTGCTGGGAATCAAATTCATCGTACGGCCCGTCATGACAACCAGAAGCAGTATGGAACAGACAACGAAAAAGAAGCGCTTTATCCAGTCCGTGTTGTGCGGTGCCGTCGTGGGATTTATCTGCGGTTTTGTAGGGGCAGGAGGCGGTATGATGATGCTTCTGCTTCTGACCAGCGTCCTGGGATACGAGCTGAAGACGGCTGTGGGAACCAGTGTATTTATCATGACATTTACAGCGTTTACCGGAGCGGCGGGTCATTTTGCCATAGGCGGCGCACCGGATATGAAGAGTCTGGTTTTCTGTGTGCTGAGCACACTGTTATGGGCAAGGATCGCCGCCAAGTTTGCGAACAAGGCGTCACCGGTTGTTCTGAACCGGGTAACGGGAGTTGTACTTACTGTGCTGGGAATAGCCATTCTGGCAGTAAATTATCTGTAG
- a CDS encoding MarR family transcriptional regulator, whose protein sequence is MRWNIIMYANRFKRMYSLAFQPLSEKYRLNQLEIDILLFLHNNPEYNTARDIVEKRGFAKSNVSNAIEALRKKGYLVSELDTKIRKIHRLYLKQEVLARIEELAEWQEYLFAEMMKGFTKKEYEQLRSFMERIDGNVEKLLEQFERRRE, encoded by the coding sequence ATGAGATGGAATATCATAATGTATGCCAATCGCTTTAAACGGATGTACAGTCTGGCCTTTCAGCCGCTGTCTGAAAAATATAGGCTGAATCAGCTGGAAATTGATATTCTGCTGTTCCTGCATAATAATCCTGAGTACAATACGGCCCGGGATATCGTGGAAAAACGTGGTTTCGCAAAATCCAATGTGTCAAATGCCATAGAGGCATTACGTAAAAAGGGATATCTTGTGTCAGAGCTGGATACCAAAATCCGTAAGATACACAGACTTTATCTGAAGCAGGAGGTACTTGCACGGATTGAAGAACTTGCGGAATGGCAGGAGTATCTATTTGCAGAGATGATGAAAGGCTTTACAAAAAAAGAGTATGAGCAACTGCGTTCTTTTATGGAACGCATTGACGGCAATGTCGAGAAATTGCTGGAACAGTTTGAAAGGAGAAGAGAATAG
- a CDS encoding DUF2974 domain-containing protein has product MGNIIDYINWRGDLTFGQSKFNEVDNLILACLSYVNLDGIDRILPGKRASLQDVSELFFSMHTENELKKDKSFLRLMPYMMREMAKSARFQNAEIGNYVNEVVTEKEQQFSALEIRLDDGTTYISYRGTDGTIIGWKEDFNLSNGIVPAQRRAAEYLDECAGGSERALRIGGHSKGGNLAVYATSKCRTEIQENIIAVYDNDGPGFTRELTVDQGFQKIKSRVCRIIPECSIIGMLLCQEKEPVIVNSSQRGILQHDGLSWEVMGPSFVRCAALNKRAVIFNDTLQKWIENMDTKQKDKFIDDLFSVFEVTGAQTFSQLQNGGIKNVKAMLRRIDELEPNSKKIVQELIYQLFSHWSEFIFVKEGEDR; this is encoded by the coding sequence ATGGGAAATATCATAGACTATATTAACTGGAGGGGAGATCTGACTTTTGGACAGTCAAAATTTAATGAGGTAGATAATCTTATTCTCGCCTGTCTCTCCTATGTGAACCTGGATGGGATTGACAGAATACTACCGGGAAAAAGGGCTTCTCTGCAGGATGTTTCGGAGTTGTTTTTCTCCATGCATACGGAAAATGAGCTGAAAAAGGATAAATCATTTCTCCGTTTAATGCCTTATATGATGCGGGAGATGGCCAAAAGTGCGAGATTTCAAAATGCTGAGATTGGAAATTATGTAAATGAGGTTGTGACAGAGAAGGAACAGCAATTTTCGGCACTGGAAATCCGGTTAGATGACGGGACCACCTATATTTCTTATCGGGGAACAGACGGAACAATCATTGGCTGGAAAGAAGATTTTAATCTGAGCAATGGGATTGTCCCTGCACAGAGGAGAGCGGCGGAATATCTGGACGAGTGCGCCGGCGGAAGCGAACGAGCACTACGCATTGGCGGTCATTCCAAAGGCGGCAATCTGGCTGTATATGCTACTTCGAAATGCAGGACGGAGATACAGGAGAATATCATCGCGGTGTACGACAATGACGGACCGGGATTTACCAGGGAACTGACAGTGGACCAGGGGTTTCAAAAAATAAAGTCCAGGGTATGCCGTATCATTCCGGAGTGTTCGATTATCGGCATGCTGCTTTGTCAGGAAAAAGAACCGGTTATCGTCAACAGTTCACAGAGAGGAATCCTGCAGCATGATGGCCTGTCCTGGGAGGTTATGGGACCTTCGTTTGTGCGGTGTGCGGCACTGAACAAAAGGGCAGTGATCTTTAACGATACCCTGCAGAAATGGATTGAGAATATGGATACGAAGCAGAAAGACAAGTTCATAGACGATTTGTTTTCTGTATTTGAAGTTACGGGGGCACAGACCTTTTCACAGCTGCAAAACGGCGGAATTAAAAATGTAAAAGCAATGCTGAGGCGTATCGATGAACTGGAACCGAACAGTAAAAAGATCGTGCAGGAACTCATATATCAACTGTTCTCGCACTGGTCAGAATTTATCTTTGTAAAAGAGGGAGAGGACCGCTGA
- a CDS encoding ATP-binding cassette domain-containing protein — translation MLYTLLKPTAGRITYDGEDLFADYLQYIALIKGPYPAVARRWVQELLSQVGLLKVQHKKIKKLSGGMKRSAGIAQAILNDPRILILDEPTAGLDPNERIRFQNLISELSEERLVLLSTHIVSDVEYIVNEVLLMQDGQIAHSGTQEEILRDVPVRVWTCTVSRVEADAV, via the coding sequence ATGTTGTATACCTTACTGAAGCCGACAGCGGGCAGGATTACGTATGATGGGGAAGATCTTTTTGCAGATTATTTACAATACATTGCCCTGATTAAAGGACCTTATCCTGCTGTAGCCAGGAGATGGGTGCAGGAGCTGCTGAGTCAGGTCGGGCTTTTAAAAGTACAGCATAAAAAAATAAAGAAACTTTCAGGCGGGATGAAGCGTAGTGCGGGAATCGCACAGGCGATACTGAATGATCCCCGTATCTTGATTCTGGACGAACCGACAGCCGGGCTTGACCCCAATGAAAGGATTCGTTTCCAAAATCTCATCAGCGAGTTGTCGGAGGAGCGACTGGTACTGCTGTCCACCCATATTGTGTCCGACGTGGAGTATATTGTCAATGAAGTTTTGTTGATGCAAGACGGCCAGATCGCCCATTCGGGAACACAGGAAGAGATTCTAAGAGATGTTCCTGTACGAGTGTGGACATGTACCGTTTCCAGGGTGGAAGCCGACGCGGTTTGA